The following coding sequences are from one Geodermatophilus normandii window:
- a CDS encoding anthranilate synthase component I gives MRLGETSPSREEFAALGQAVVPVTRRLLADGETAVGVYRKLAGNRPGTVLLESAEQGKRWSRYSFVGVRSAGVLSEREGRTLWLGDDLPGLTDDLPADPLAAVRTLARRLRSPRRADLPRLTGGLVGYLGYDVVRRLERLPSTATDDLGMPELSLLLVTDLAVLDHTDGTVLLIANALTGTSDGTADPGAAWDDAVARLDAMAADLTEAVPPGVATFSPAEPPPVRSTMPPGGYEAAVETIREHIRAGDAFQVVLAQRFETDTDVDALDLYRVLRATNPSPYMYLLRFAGRETPFDVVGSSPEALVTVTGTGAVVHPPAGTRPRGATEEEDLRLAEGLLADPKERAEHVMLVDLARNDLGRVCVPGTVEVPDFMRIELYSHVMHLVSTVSGEVAPGRDALDVFDATFPAGTVSGAPKPRAMEIIESLEPTRRALYAGTVGYLDASGDMDMAIAIRTAVLHQGRAYVQAGAGIVADSDPATEEAETRHKARAVLSAIATAEGMREVR, from the coding sequence GTGCGGCTCGGTGAGACCAGTCCCTCCCGGGAGGAGTTCGCCGCCCTGGGCCAGGCGGTCGTGCCGGTCACCCGGCGGCTGCTGGCCGACGGCGAGACCGCGGTGGGCGTCTACCGCAAGCTGGCCGGCAACCGGCCCGGCACCGTGCTGCTCGAGTCGGCCGAGCAGGGCAAGCGCTGGTCGCGCTACAGCTTCGTGGGCGTGCGCAGCGCCGGGGTGCTCAGCGAGCGCGAGGGCCGCACCCTGTGGCTCGGCGACGACCTGCCCGGCCTCACCGACGACCTGCCCGCGGACCCGCTGGCCGCCGTCCGCACGCTGGCCCGCAGGCTGCGCTCGCCGCGCCGGGCCGACCTGCCCCGGCTGACCGGGGGGCTGGTCGGCTACCTCGGCTACGACGTCGTGCGGCGGCTGGAGCGGCTGCCGAGCACCGCCACCGACGACCTCGGCATGCCCGAGCTGTCGCTGCTGCTGGTCACCGACCTCGCCGTCCTCGACCACACCGACGGCACGGTGCTGCTCATCGCCAACGCCCTGACCGGCACCTCCGACGGCACCGCCGACCCGGGCGCGGCCTGGGACGACGCCGTCGCCCGACTCGACGCCATGGCCGCGGACCTGACCGAGGCGGTCCCGCCGGGCGTGGCCACCTTCTCGCCCGCCGAGCCGCCGCCGGTGCGCAGCACGATGCCGCCGGGCGGGTACGAGGCCGCGGTCGAGACGATCCGCGAGCACATCCGCGCCGGCGACGCGTTCCAGGTCGTGCTCGCCCAGCGGTTCGAGACCGACACCGACGTCGACGCCCTCGACCTCTACCGGGTGCTGCGCGCGACCAACCCCTCGCCGTACATGTACCTGCTCCGCTTCGCCGGGCGGGAGACGCCCTTCGACGTCGTCGGCTCCTCGCCGGAGGCGCTGGTGACCGTCACCGGCACCGGCGCGGTGGTGCACCCGCCGGCCGGCACCCGCCCGCGCGGGGCGACGGAGGAGGAGGACCTGCGGCTGGCCGAGGGCCTGCTCGCCGACCCCAAGGAGCGCGCCGAGCACGTCATGCTCGTCGACCTGGCGCGCAACGACCTGGGCCGGGTCTGCGTGCCGGGCACCGTCGAGGTCCCCGACTTCATGCGGATCGAGCTCTACAGCCACGTCATGCACCTGGTGTCGACCGTCTCCGGCGAGGTGGCGCCCGGCCGCGACGCGCTCGACGTCTTCGACGCGACCTTCCCCGCCGGCACCGTCTCGGGCGCGCCGAAGCCGCGGGCGATGGAGATCATCGAGTCCCTCGAGCCGACCCGGCGCGCGCTGTACGCCGGCACCGTCGGCTACCTCGACGCCAGCGGCGACATGGACATGGCCATCGCCATCCGCACCGCCGTCCTGCACCAGGGCCGGGCCTACGTGCAGGCCGGCGCCGGCATCGTCGCCGACAGCGACCCCGCCACGGAGGAGGCCGAGACCCGGCACAAGGCGCGGGCGGTGCTGTCGGCCATCGCGACGGCGGAGGGCATGCGGGAGGTGCGGTGA
- the hisI gene encoding phosphoribosyl-AMP cyclohydrolase, translated as MSAVPAVDSALDSALDPAVAALLRRDPAGLVAAVVQQHDTGEVLMVAWMDDEALHRTLTTGRATYWSRSRREYWVKGETSGHRQWVRDVRLDCDGDALLVLVDQEGPACHTGTRSCFSRDILPRDLEVTRAAR; from the coding sequence ATGTCCGCCGTGCCCGCCGTCGACTCCGCCCTCGACTCCGCCCTCGACCCCGCCGTCGCCGCGCTGCTGCGCCGCGACCCCGCCGGGCTGGTCGCCGCCGTCGTCCAGCAGCACGACACCGGCGAGGTGCTCATGGTCGCCTGGATGGACGACGAGGCGCTGCACCGCACCCTGACCACCGGCCGGGCCACCTACTGGTCCCGCAGCCGGCGGGAGTACTGGGTGAAGGGCGAGACCTCCGGGCACCGGCAGTGGGTCCGCGACGTGCGCCTGGACTGCGACGGCGACGCGCTGCTGGTGCTCGTCGACCAGGAGGGCCCGGCCTGCCACACCGGCACCCGCTCCTGCTTCTCCCGCGACATCCTCCCCCGTGACCTGGAGGTCACCCGTGCGGCTCGGTGA
- a CDS encoding FAD-binding dehydrogenase, with protein MSDTDVVVVGSGLAGLVATAELADAGKRVVLLEQEPEATFGGQAWWSFGGLFLVDSPEQRRLRVRDSLELARQDWFGTAAFDRPEDHWPRQWAEAYLQFAAGEKRAWLREQGVGFFPVVGWAERGGYTATGHGNSVPRFHIVWGTGPGIVEPFARRVRAAVDRGLVELRFRHRVTSLVVTGGTVTGVRGEVLEPSDAARGEASSRTAVGDFELAAQAVVVTSGGIGGNHDLVRRNWPARLGPAPQRLLSGVPAHVDGLMLQATEDAGAHLVNRDRMWHYTEGIANHSPVWARHGIRILPGPSSLWLDATGQRLPVPLFPGFDTLGTLAHIGQTGYEHTWFVSTKKIVEKEFALSGSEQNPDLTGRDLKLLLGRVRSGVSAPVQAFLDRGEDFVTATTLPELVAGMNRITGGAPEIALETVHHEVVARDREVDHPFTKDLQLTAIRGARGYLGDKLIRVAPPHRLLDPEAGPLIAVRLNLLTRKTLGGLETDLSGRVLRADGGGPFPGLYAAGEASGFGGGGMHGYRSLEGTFLGGCLFSGRVAGRALAAAL; from the coding sequence GTGAGCGACACAGACGTCGTGGTGGTGGGATCCGGCCTGGCCGGGCTGGTGGCGACCGCCGAGCTGGCCGACGCCGGCAAGCGGGTGGTGCTGCTGGAGCAGGAGCCGGAGGCGACCTTCGGCGGGCAGGCGTGGTGGTCCTTCGGGGGCCTGTTCCTCGTCGACTCGCCCGAGCAGCGCCGCCTGCGGGTGCGCGACTCCCTGGAGCTGGCGCGCCAGGACTGGTTCGGCACCGCCGCCTTCGACCGTCCCGAGGACCACTGGCCGCGGCAGTGGGCCGAGGCCTACCTGCAGTTCGCGGCGGGGGAGAAGCGGGCCTGGCTGCGGGAGCAGGGCGTCGGGTTCTTCCCCGTCGTCGGCTGGGCCGAGCGCGGCGGCTACACGGCCACCGGCCACGGGAACTCGGTGCCCCGCTTCCACATCGTCTGGGGTACCGGCCCCGGGATCGTCGAGCCCTTCGCCCGCCGCGTGCGCGCGGCCGTCGACCGCGGCCTGGTGGAGCTGCGCTTCCGCCACCGGGTGACCTCGCTCGTCGTCACCGGCGGGACGGTCACCGGCGTGCGCGGCGAGGTGCTCGAGCCCAGTGACGCCGCCCGCGGGGAGGCCAGCTCGCGCACCGCCGTCGGCGACTTCGAGCTCGCCGCGCAGGCCGTCGTCGTCACCTCCGGCGGCATCGGCGGCAACCACGACCTCGTCCGGCGGAACTGGCCGGCCCGGCTCGGTCCCGCGCCGCAGCGCCTGCTCTCCGGCGTCCCCGCGCACGTCGACGGGCTGATGCTGCAGGCCACCGAGGACGCCGGCGCGCACCTGGTCAACCGCGACCGCATGTGGCACTACACCGAGGGCATCGCCAACCACTCGCCGGTGTGGGCGCGGCACGGCATCCGGATCCTCCCCGGCCCCTCCTCGCTGTGGCTCGACGCCACCGGGCAGCGGCTGCCGGTCCCGCTGTTCCCCGGCTTCGACACCCTCGGCACGCTCGCCCACATCGGGCAGACCGGGTACGAGCACACCTGGTTCGTGTCGACGAAGAAGATCGTCGAGAAGGAGTTCGCGCTGTCGGGCTCCGAGCAGAACCCCGACCTCACCGGTAGGGACCTCAAGTTGCTCCTCGGCCGGGTCCGGTCCGGGGTCTCGGCCCCCGTCCAGGCGTTCCTGGACCGCGGCGAGGACTTCGTGACGGCGACGACGCTGCCCGAGCTCGTCGCCGGGATGAACCGGATCACCGGCGGAGCGCCCGAGATCGCGCTCGAGACGGTGCACCACGAGGTCGTCGCCCGCGACCGCGAGGTGGACCACCCCTTCACCAAGGACCTGCAGCTGACGGCGATCCGCGGCGCCCGCGGCTACCTGGGCGACAAGCTCATCCGGGTCGCCCCGCCGCACCGGCTGCTCGACCCCGAGGCCGGCCCGCTGATCGCCGTGCGGCTCAACCTGCTCACCCGCAAGACGCTCGGCGGCCTGGAGACCGACCTGTCCGGGCGGGTGCTGCGCGCCGACGGCGGCGGCCCGTTCCCCGGCCTGTACGCCGCCGGTGAGGCGTCCGGGTTCGGCGGCGGCGGCATGCACGGCTACCGGTCGCTCGAGGGCACCTTCCTCGGCGGCTGCCTGTTCTCCGGGCGGGTCGCCGGCCGGGCCCTGGCGGCCGCGCTGTGA